The Flavobacterium marginilacus genome window below encodes:
- a CDS encoding transposase — MEITLNGENVLDFVKIFPDDDSCREFIANEKWKDGYKCKRCENTKYVYFEKHNKRECTKCRYNESPTAGTLFHRVKFGIQKAFCIVFEMAYTNQAVSSIHIAKRYEITQKTAWLFIQKVKLAIKASKKDPMNDKLQINNFGIGRTEISGKSFGQKSDAVCDITLTEEGEINEAIKMLLMIILQSR, encoded by the coding sequence ATGGAAATTACATTAAATGGAGAGAATGTTTTAGACTTTGTAAAAATATTTCCAGACGACGATAGCTGCCGGGAATTTATTGCCAATGAAAAATGGAAAGACGGCTATAAATGTAAGCGCTGTGAGAATACAAAGTATGTTTATTTTGAAAAACATAATAAAAGAGAATGTACTAAATGCAGGTATAATGAGAGTCCGACAGCAGGTACTCTTTTTCATAGAGTGAAATTTGGAATTCAAAAAGCATTCTGTATAGTCTTTGAAATGGCTTATACCAACCAAGCAGTGTCGTCAATCCATATTGCAAAACGATATGAAATAACTCAAAAGACTGCATGGTTATTCATTCAAAAAGTAAAACTTGCTATAAAGGCTTCTAAAAAAGATCCTATGAATGACAAACTGCAGATTAATAATTTTGGGATTGGAAGAACAGAAATAAGTGGAAAGAGTTTTGGACAAAAGTCCGATGCCGTCTGCGATATTACCCTAACAGAGGAAGGGGAAATAAATGAGGCTATAAAGATGTTGTTAATGATTATTCTGCAAAGCCGATAA
- a CDS encoding cellulase family glycosylhydrolase yields MKFNLLFTGIILLVFLSCGKDDVPVKDTSSIEAAVSWPQKTPQLKVDGRFLKDPCGNKVSLHGVAITPSPWFNGCAAGQCRWDNYNVTGCLNYNNGVIDKLSNSKNEDWYLNYIRLHIDPYWSNNPGAATKGEDDISQFNFERFKLAVDQVIIPLIQHAKSRGMYVILRPPGVCPQKIDVGDDYYNYLFKIWDYLSNHSSLKNAENVMFELANEPITIKSTNGDFGSNTQPHFDALKLFFQPMVNKIRSNGANNIIWIPGSGYQSQYKGYAVNRIEGTNIGYAVHIYPGYWGRDNNDPMVFRANWNENIKPVADFAPIAVTEIDWAPAGYDVWGKGGVTGTAGQRGFGANFKTLADESGNVIWNLLSPENLIDKGSLDGGIAYNSDPEACAFPVHKWFKEYAKKSVICSSVK; encoded by the coding sequence ATGAAATTCAATTTATTATTTACAGGAATAATTTTGCTTGTATTTTTAAGTTGCGGAAAGGATGATGTTCCTGTAAAGGATACATCTTCAATTGAGGCTGCGGTATCGTGGCCTCAAAAAACTCCGCAGCTTAAGGTAGATGGCAGGTTTTTGAAAGATCCATGCGGTAATAAAGTTTCACTGCATGGAGTTGCCATTACTCCAAGTCCTTGGTTTAATGGATGTGCCGCTGGACAGTGCAGATGGGATAACTATAATGTAACGGGCTGTTTAAATTACAATAATGGTGTAATTGACAAGCTTTCAAATAGTAAGAATGAAGATTGGTATTTAAATTATATCAGGCTGCATATTGACCCGTATTGGTCTAATAATCCAGGTGCCGCCACAAAAGGAGAAGATGATATCTCTCAATTTAATTTTGAGCGATTTAAATTGGCTGTTGATCAAGTTATTATTCCGCTTATTCAGCATGCTAAGTCAAGAGGAATGTATGTAATACTCCGTCCTCCTGGTGTTTGTCCTCAGAAAATTGATGTTGGTGACGATTATTATAATTATTTATTTAAGATCTGGGATTACTTGTCCAATCATTCCAGTTTGAAAAATGCAGAAAATGTCATGTTCGAATTAGCCAATGAACCCATTACGATTAAAAGTACAAATGGGGATTTTGGCAGTAATACTCAGCCACATTTTGATGCTTTGAAACTGTTTTTTCAGCCAATGGTTAATAAGATACGGTCAAATGGAGCGAACAATATTATTTGGATTCCTGGTTCCGGATATCAGTCGCAGTATAAAGGATATGCCGTAAACCGAATTGAAGGGACAAATATTGGATATGCTGTACATATCTATCCAGGATACTGGGGCAGAGATAATAATGATCCTATGGTTTTTAGGGCAAATTGGAATGAAAATATTAAACCGGTTGCTGATTTTGCCCCGATAGCTGTTACAGAAATTGATTGGGCTCCTGCAGGATATGATGTCTGGGGAAAAGGCGGAGTAACCGGAACAGCAGGACAAAGAGGGTTTGGAGCTAATTTTAAAACTTTGGCCGATGAGTCTGGAAATGTTATATGGAACCTGCTGTCTCCTGAAAATCTTATTGATAAAGGATCTTTGGATGGAGGAATTGCATATAACAGTGATCCTGAGGCTTGTGCTTTTCCTGTTCATAAATGGTTTAAAGAATATGCAAAGAAATCAGTCATATGCAGTTCGGTAAAATAA
- a CDS encoding endo-1,4-beta-xylanase: protein MNKLYKVLLLSSVLMTAASCTNDNVLKYDYEKPTSIANQEAIDVYSDLKSYVNRTANPNFKLGAGISLNDYTSKSLMYRLVNTNFDEITLGYEMKHGAIVQADGSLALDNVNKLLKTAKEANVTVFGHTLCWHANQNAAYLKSLIAPDILSSTGPGWNLITANDFETADASNYQVNNNVITSFTAAGQGANGTGRALKLTNASVRANEWDAQFYVKFSPGVQIGEKYRLTMDIRADAPASSPTQAQLNVGGYKHWDFFGNLSYTATWTTYIKEITVTKEMETCNTIAFNLGKTATSFYYDNLKIEKYSATGSVQTKDKTPEQKKAIIGDALDKWITGMVKNCASYVTAWDVVNEPMDDGKPYELKTGAGKANMAADEFYWQDYLGKDYAVEAFRLARKSGNATDKLFVNDYNLEYSTDKCKGLIQYVSYIESKGQKVDGIGTQMHITINSDKAKIETMFQLLAATGKLIKVSELDVAAGLNPTEFDLRKQADMYKYVVDMYAKYIPVSQRYGITVWGLIDSKSDSSWLPDQHQGLWDLKYTRKFSYAGFAEGLKGAK from the coding sequence ATGAATAAATTATACAAAGTACTGCTATTGTCTTCAGTTTTGATGACGGCTGCATCCTGTACAAACGATAATGTTTTAAAGTACGATTATGAAAAACCTACGAGCATTGCCAATCAGGAAGCGATTGATGTCTATTCTGATTTAAAAAGCTACGTAAATAGAACGGCTAATCCTAATTTTAAATTAGGTGCTGGTATTTCATTGAATGATTACACAAGTAAAAGCTTGATGTATAGATTAGTTAACACGAATTTTGATGAGATTACTTTGGGCTATGAAATGAAACATGGCGCAATAGTGCAGGCAGATGGGAGTCTTGCTCTTGACAATGTCAATAAATTGCTAAAAACAGCCAAAGAGGCTAATGTTACAGTTTTTGGTCATACACTCTGCTGGCATGCGAATCAAAATGCGGCATATCTCAAAAGCCTGATTGCTCCAGATATTCTATCATCAACAGGGCCAGGCTGGAACCTGATCACTGCAAATGATTTTGAGACTGCTGATGCATCCAATTATCAGGTCAATAATAATGTAATAACATCGTTTACAGCTGCAGGTCAAGGCGCTAATGGAACAGGCAGAGCACTTAAATTAACAAATGCCAGCGTGCGTGCTAATGAATGGGATGCACAGTTTTACGTTAAGTTTTCTCCAGGGGTACAAATAGGCGAAAAATACAGACTTACTATGGATATTCGCGCTGATGCTCCAGCATCATCTCCTACACAGGCACAATTAAATGTAGGGGGTTATAAGCATTGGGATTTCTTTGGTAATCTTTCATATACTGCCACATGGACAACTTATATTAAAGAGATTACGGTTACTAAGGAGATGGAAACTTGTAATACAATTGCTTTTAATCTTGGAAAAACGGCCACTAGTTTTTATTATGATAATCTTAAAATAGAAAAGTATAGCGCAACTGGAAGTGTTCAGACAAAAGATAAAACTCCAGAGCAGAAGAAAGCTATTATTGGTGATGCACTGGATAAATGGATAACAGGGATGGTTAAAAATTGTGCTTCGTATGTAACCGCATGGGATGTTGTTAATGAGCCAATGGATGATGGAAAACCGTATGAATTAAAAACTGGTGCAGGTAAAGCAAATATGGCTGCTGATGAATTCTACTGGCAGGATTATCTAGGGAAAGATTATGCAGTTGAAGCGTTTAGACTTGCTAGAAAAAGCGGTAATGCAACGGATAAATTATTCGTCAATGACTACAACCTTGAGTATAGTACTGATAAATGTAAAGGTCTTATCCAATATGTTAGTTATATTGAAAGTAAAGGACAAAAGGTTGATGGTATAGGTACTCAGATGCATATTACAATCAATTCTGATAAAGCCAAAATTGAAACAATGTTCCAATTGCTGGCAGCTACGGGTAAACTTATAAAGGTTTCAGAACTAGATGTTGCTGCAGGCCTTAATCCAACAGAATTTGACCTTAGAAAACAAGCTGATATGTATAAATACGTGGTGGATATGTATGCAAAATATATTCCGGTAAGCCAGAGATACGGAATTACTGTTTGGGGATTAATAGACAGTAAATCTGATTCTTCATGGCTGCCAGACCAGCATCAAGGTTTGTGGGATCTTAAGTACACACGTAAATTTTCTTATGCAGGTTTTGCTGAGGGACTTAAAGGAGCAAAGTAA
- a CDS encoding DUF5627 domain-containing protein translates to MKNKIFLMLAAVLVTMVSCTNQDAEFDNFDHQSVYFAYQYPVRTITLGEDIFDTTLDNQHKCKIMGTLGGVYSNDKDVTIDIAVANSLPAGFLFNAGDSEIIAMPSNYYTLASNQIVIPKGQITGGVEVQLSDAFFADPLSVKKTYVIPLEMKKVVNADTILSGKALVSNPSKVLSTDWSSQPKDFILYAVKYVNPWDGNYLRRGKDVILGNNGNTALNKTVVRHTAYVETDQVSKINTKSLSTIDFPVTVKDASGVNINFNLTLTFDNENKCTVSGSSALFTASGTGKFVKKGEKNSWGSKDRDALYLDYKVNFQDFNVTTKDTLVLRDRGVTAAVYSPVKK, encoded by the coding sequence ATGAAAAACAAAATATTTTTAATGCTAGCAGCTGTACTTGTCACTATGGTTTCATGTACTAATCAAGATGCAGAGTTTGATAATTTTGACCATCAGTCGGTTTATTTTGCTTATCAGTACCCTGTCAGAACGATAACATTAGGAGAAGACATATTTGATACCACTTTAGATAATCAGCACAAGTGCAAAATAATGGGAACTTTAGGCGGAGTTTACAGTAATGATAAAGATGTAACCATTGATATTGCTGTTGCAAATTCGTTACCAGCCGGTTTCTTGTTTAATGCTGGCGATAGTGAAATTATTGCTATGCCAAGCAATTACTATACACTTGCGAGTAATCAGATTGTTATCCCAAAAGGCCAGATTACCGGAGGTGTTGAGGTACAATTGTCTGATGCTTTTTTTGCAGATCCTTTATCTGTAAAAAAGACCTATGTTATTCCTCTTGAAATGAAAAAAGTAGTGAATGCTGATACTATTCTTTCAGGAAAGGCTTTAGTGTCTAATCCATCAAAAGTATTAAGTACAGACTGGAGCAGTCAGCCCAAGGACTTTATTTTATATGCTGTAAAGTATGTAAATCCTTGGGACGGCAATTATTTGAGAAGAGGTAAAGACGTTATTCTTGGAAATAATGGAAATACGGCTCTTAATAAAACAGTTGTCAGACATACTGCCTACGTAGAAACTGATCAAGTTTCTAAAATTAATACCAAATCATTAAGTACAATTGATTTTCCAGTTACTGTCAAAGATGCATCTGGAGTTAATATCAACTTTAATCTGACACTTACATTTGATAACGAAAATAAATGTACAGTCTCCGGAAGCAGTGCATTATTTACAGCAAGCGGTACAGGCAAGTTTGTGAAAAAAGGAGAGAAAAACAGTTGGGGAAGTAAAGACAGAGATGCTCTTTATCTTGATTATAAAGTTAATTTCCAGGATTTTAATGTAACTACAAAAGATACATTGGTACTGCGTGATAGAGGAGTAACTGCAGCTGTCTATAGTCCAGTTAAGAAATAA
- a CDS encoding RagB/SusD family nutrient uptake outer membrane protein, whose product MKIRILIFISVLFVFCSCDDLIDPAIENNRGLEDMYAEAEYAQGILLNAYTRLPGNSWSFNDVATDDAVSNDIANNYHKVATGQWTSNFNPLDQWTNSRAAIQYLNIFLSEAGKVQWAKDEKVSLLFRDRLMGEAYGLRALYMYYLLQAHAGTATNDQLLGVPVLLAPETASSNFNVARSSFEDCMKQLYSDVKKATELLPLDFEDASTLPPGYDNLSDYNRVFGQYARQRMSSRIAQVVRAQAALLAASPAFSARNTTTWDDAAKYAGALLNLNGGVAGIASNGLNWFSDADELKAMGAGVNPPEILWRGDIGDSNNLESDNFPPTLFGKGRVNPTQNLVDAFPMANGYPISAAGSNYDATKPYDNRDPRLKKFILVNQSTAGVSNSVITTASDGTTNDALNKVGTSTRTGYYMRKLLRQDVNLNPTSINNQRHYKPRMRYTELYLIYAEAANEAWGPTATGTIGFSAYDVVKALRKRAGIVQPDPYLESIKADKTEMRSLIRNERRLELCFEGFRFWDLRRWNSNLNISADGDKIQGGVHQKITVESRLYKDYMKFGPIPYSEALKFNALLQNKGW is encoded by the coding sequence ATGAAAATAAGAATATTAATTTTTATATCCGTTCTGTTTGTTTTTTGCAGCTGTGATGATTTGATTGATCCGGCAATAGAAAACAATAGAGGGCTTGAAGATATGTATGCAGAAGCTGAATATGCGCAAGGAATTCTACTAAATGCTTATACAAGACTTCCTGGAAACAGCTGGTCATTTAATGATGTGGCAACAGATGATGCTGTATCAAATGATATAGCAAACAATTACCATAAGGTAGCGACAGGTCAATGGACTTCAAACTTTAACCCATTAGATCAATGGACCAATTCGAGAGCTGCCATTCAGTATCTGAATATTTTTCTTTCTGAAGCTGGTAAAGTACAATGGGCAAAAGATGAAAAAGTAAGTCTTTTGTTTAGAGACCGTCTGATGGGAGAAGCTTATGGATTAAGAGCTTTATACATGTATTATTTACTGCAGGCTCATGCTGGTACAGCAACTAATGATCAGCTATTGGGAGTTCCGGTGCTGTTGGCACCTGAAACTGCAAGTTCCAACTTCAATGTGGCACGTTCTTCTTTTGAAGACTGTATGAAACAATTGTATAGTGATGTAAAAAAAGCTACTGAATTACTGCCGTTAGATTTTGAAGATGCAAGTACACTGCCTCCAGGTTACGATAATTTAAGTGACTACAACCGTGTTTTTGGACAATATGCGAGACAAAGAATGTCTTCAAGAATTGCACAAGTGGTAAGAGCTCAAGCTGCTTTATTGGCTGCTAGTCCAGCTTTCAGCGCAAGAAATACAACCACTTGGGATGATGCGGCTAAATATGCCGGTGCATTATTAAACCTGAACGGCGGAGTTGCCGGAATAGCTTCTAATGGATTGAATTGGTTCAGTGATGCTGATGAGTTAAAAGCTATGGGAGCTGGAGTTAATCCGCCAGAAATTCTTTGGAGAGGTGATATTGGTGATAGTAATAATTTAGAAAGCGATAATTTTCCTCCAACTCTTTTTGGAAAAGGACGTGTCAATCCAACACAGAATTTAGTTGATGCTTTCCCAATGGCAAACGGTTATCCTATTTCTGCTGCCGGCAGTAATTATGATGCTACAAAGCCTTATGACAATCGTGATCCCCGTTTGAAAAAATTCATTTTAGTAAACCAGTCAACTGCGGGTGTGAGTAATTCTGTAATTACTACAGCTAGTGACGGTACTACAAATGATGCATTAAACAAGGTTGGTACATCTACCCGTACAGGTTATTATATGAGAAAATTATTGAGACAAGATGTGAATTTAAATCCAACTTCAATCAATAATCAGAGACATTATAAACCACGTATGAGATATACTGAACTGTATCTTATTTATGCAGAAGCTGCAAATGAAGCATGGGGACCAACCGCAACGGGAACTATAGGATTCTCTGCCTATGATGTTGTTAAAGCGTTAAGAAAAAGAGCTGGAATTGTTCAGCCTGATCCTTACTTGGAATCGATTAAAGCTGATAAAACGGAAATGCGCAGCTTAATCAGAAATGAGAGACGTTTGGAATTATGTTTTGAAGGATTCAGATTTTGGGATTTGCGCAGATGGAATTCAAATTTAAATATTTCTGCAGATGGTGATAAAATCCAAGGAGGAGTCCATCAAAAAATTACTGTTGAAAGCAGACTTTATAAAGACTATATGAAATTTGGGCCAATTCCATATTCAGAAGCTCTTAAGTTTAATGCTTTACTGCAAAACAAGGGATGGTAG